Proteins from a single region of Amycolatopsis sp. CA-230715:
- a CDS encoding anti-sigma factor family protein, producing MSESKGWSLGESHLLPDAVVAFVDGELSLGAQDRASSHVSRCPLCAAEVTAQRQARAEVKRAEIPTMSAGFLASLKSIPQHTDLPSSPDNLAISEDGTLVAIQRPDRVAGLRSTSALGSSTPLGSSSPLGNSSTVLGGGAVGRDGASNRRRAAQGAGVVVSGLVLSALALVVTSGGPEETPQGPGGGPQQNVLRAQFGGTGAVNADVTPTPAPSRPPHGLVPLP from the coding sequence ATGAGCGAATCCAAGGGGTGGAGTCTCGGCGAGTCCCACCTGCTGCCGGACGCCGTCGTCGCCTTCGTCGACGGTGAGCTGTCCCTCGGCGCGCAGGACAGGGCGTCCTCGCACGTGTCCCGCTGCCCGCTGTGCGCCGCCGAAGTGACCGCGCAGCGCCAGGCGCGCGCGGAGGTCAAGCGCGCGGAGATCCCCACCATGTCGGCGGGGTTCCTGGCCAGCCTGAAGTCCATTCCGCAGCACACCGACCTGCCCAGTTCGCCGGACAACCTCGCGATCAGCGAGGACGGCACGCTCGTCGCGATCCAGCGCCCGGACAGGGTCGCCGGGCTGCGGTCGACGAGCGCGCTGGGCTCGTCCACGCCGCTGGGCTCGTCGTCTCCGCTCGGCAACTCCTCCACCGTGCTCGGTGGCGGCGCCGTCGGCCGCGACGGGGCGTCGAACCGCCGCCGCGCCGCGCAGGGCGCCGGGGTCGTCGTGTCCGGGCTGGTGCTGAGCGCGCTGGCGCTCGTGGTGACCTCCGGCGGCCCGGAGGAGACCCCGCAGGGGCCGGGCGGCGGCCCGCAGCAGAACGTGCTGCGCGCGCAGTTCGGCGGTACCGGCGCGGTCAACGCGGACGTCACGCCCACTCCGGCGCCGTCGCGCCCGCCGCACGGCCTGGTACCCCTGCCCTGA
- a CDS encoding O-methyltransferase — MSSETQTTAALGLGDDAAYVEGYLPDDETLATARARAAEFGCEPLDQGSGATLCFLATTLRARAVVEIGTGIGVSGLYLLRGMAEDGVLTTIDIEPEYHRAARRTFLDAGFAPGRMRLIMGQALDVLPRLTSGGYDLVFIDATRAEYPSYYEHAVHLLRPGGVLAFSGVLGGGRVHEQGRRDAETLALREVARAIREDERLVPALLPVGGGLLVAAHY, encoded by the coding sequence GTGAGCTCCGAGACGCAGACCACGGCCGCGCTGGGCCTCGGTGACGACGCGGCGTACGTCGAGGGCTACCTGCCGGACGACGAGACACTGGCCACCGCCCGTGCCCGCGCCGCCGAGTTCGGCTGCGAACCCCTTGACCAGGGCTCCGGCGCGACGCTGTGCTTCCTGGCCACCACCCTGCGTGCGCGCGCGGTCGTCGAGATCGGCACCGGCATCGGGGTCAGCGGGCTGTACCTGCTGCGCGGGATGGCCGAGGACGGCGTGCTCACCACGATCGACATCGAGCCCGAGTACCACCGCGCCGCGCGGCGGACCTTCCTCGACGCCGGGTTCGCGCCGGGCCGGATGCGCCTGATCATGGGGCAGGCGCTCGACGTGCTGCCCAGGCTGACCAGCGGCGGGTACGACCTGGTGTTCATCGACGCCACGCGCGCCGAGTACCCGAGCTACTACGAGCACGCGGTGCACCTGCTCCGGCCGGGCGGGGTGCTGGCGTTCTCCGGCGTGCTCGGCGGCGGACGCGTCCACGAGCAGGGCCGCCGCGACGCCGAAACGCTGGCGCTGCGCGAGGTGGCCAGGGCGATCCGCGAGGACGAGCGCCTGGTGCCCGCGCTACTGCCCGTCGGCGGCGGTCTGCTGGTCGCGGCGCACTACTGA
- the sigE gene encoding RNA polymerase sigma factor SigE: MEVPSPPMPKSTGSTAEVEPVTVDETAWTPPSWDEVVREHADRVYRLAYRLTGNSHDAEDLTQETFIRVFRSLASYKPGTFEGWLHRITTNLFLDMARRRSRVRMEGLPEDTDRIVGDDPSPEQVYSDTHLDPDLQDALDELPPEFRAAVVLCDVEGLSYEEIGATLGVKLGTVRSRIHRGRQALRASLERRRAARGEAMKVPV; the protein is encoded by the coding sequence ATGGAGGTGCCTAGCCCGCCGATGCCGAAGAGCACAGGGTCGACAGCCGAAGTGGAGCCCGTGACGGTCGACGAGACCGCATGGACCCCGCCGTCGTGGGACGAGGTCGTCCGCGAGCACGCGGACCGCGTGTACCGCCTCGCCTACCGGCTCACCGGTAACAGCCACGACGCGGAGGACCTCACGCAGGAGACCTTCATCCGCGTGTTCCGCTCGCTGGCCTCGTACAAGCCCGGCACCTTCGAAGGCTGGCTGCACCGCATCACCACCAACCTGTTCCTCGACATGGCGCGCCGCCGTTCGCGCGTGCGCATGGAGGGCCTGCCGGAGGACACCGACCGCATCGTCGGCGACGACCCGAGCCCCGAGCAGGTCTACTCGGACACCCACCTCGACCCCGATCTCCAGGACGCGCTCGACGAGCTGCCGCCGGAGTTCCGCGCCGCCGTCGTGCTGTGCGACGTCGAGGGCCTGTCCTACGAGGAGATCGGCGCGACGCTCGGGGTGAAGCTGGGCACCGTCCGCAGCCGCATCCACCGCGGCCGCCAGGCGCTGCGCGCCTCGCTGGAGCGTCGCCGCGCTGCCCGTGGCGAGGCCATGAAGGTGCCGGTATGA